The following coding sequences are from one Paenibacillus stellifer window:
- a CDS encoding FecCD family ABC transporter permease yields the protein MIRNELLARQRTIVASLIFLLIGTLIVGMGIGSSSVSYDRIIPTLLGHGSFKDEFVLFSVRLPRMIVTMLSGMALALSGSILQAVTRNDLADPGIVGINSGAGVAVAVFFLYVPVDAVSFAYMLPLVGFAGGFLAAVLIYLFAYSKTEGLQPLKLVLTGTGFSMALSGLMIIVISSTDRQKFDFIAKWLAGNIWGTDWPYIYALLPWLILLVPFVLYKSNVLNLLSLSEHVTVGIGVRMQRERLLLMIAAVALASSAVSVTGGIAFIGLMAPHIAKSLVGPRHQLYVPISLLLGSWLLIVADLIGHNIAGPDGIPAGVIAALIGAPYFAYLLLKK from the coding sequence ATGATCCGAAACGAACTATTGGCCAGACAGAGAACGATCGTCGCTTCGCTGATCTTCCTGCTGATCGGAACGCTGATTGTCGGAATGGGCATCGGCAGTTCCTCCGTGTCTTACGACCGGATTATTCCGACTCTTCTGGGACACGGTTCGTTTAAGGACGAATTCGTGCTCTTCTCCGTCCGGCTGCCCCGCATGATCGTGACGATGCTCTCGGGAATGGCTCTTGCTCTTTCCGGCTCCATTCTTCAGGCCGTAACACGCAACGATCTCGCCGATCCTGGCATTGTGGGGATCAACTCCGGAGCGGGAGTGGCGGTCGCTGTATTCTTTCTGTATGTTCCGGTAGACGCGGTTTCCTTTGCCTATATGCTGCCGCTGGTCGGATTTGCCGGCGGATTTCTCGCCGCGGTGCTCATCTACTTATTCGCGTACAGTAAGACCGAGGGGCTGCAGCCGCTCAAGCTGGTACTGACCGGGACGGGCTTTTCCATGGCGCTATCCGGCCTTATGATCATTGTGATCTCGTCGACCGACCGCCAGAAATTCGACTTTATCGCCAAATGGCTGGCGGGCAATATTTGGGGCACCGACTGGCCTTACATCTATGCACTGCTGCCTTGGCTGATCCTGCTGGTTCCGTTCGTTCTGTACAAGTCCAATGTGCTTAATCTGCTGTCGCTCAGCGAGCATGTAACGGTGGGGATCGGCGTCCGGATGCAGCGCGAACGGCTGCTGCTGATGATCGCTGCAGTAGCGCTTGCCTCGTCGGCCGTTTCGGTAACAGGGGGCATCGCCTTTATCGGCCTGATGGCTCCGCATATTGCGAAGTCGCTCGTAGGCCCAAGGCATCAGCTGTATGTTCCGATCTCACTCCTGCTAGGAAGCTGGCTGCTGATTGTCGCCGACCTGATCGGCCACAACATCGCGGGACCCGACGGTATCCCGGCCGGGGTCATAGCCGCGCTGATCGGTGCACCTTATTTCGCTTATCTGCTGCTGAAGAAATAA
- a CDS encoding FecCD family ABC transporter permease has product MKKVSIQTGFSWGKLAAALLVLILAFAVSLVVGAKSTTLHEAWQALFTNASGDNIGLIREIRLPRIAAGLLVGAALAVSGAIMQGLTRNPLADPGLLGITSGGNAALACALAFIPSLTYSGIMLACFVGAAVGALMVFGLGAASKSGLSSIQLVLAGAAVSALLTAVAEGVALYFKLSKDVSMWTAAGLVGTSWDQVRSILPFVVIGIIIAIGFARPLTILSLNDSTAVGLGLRTGQVKVILFVMVVILSGSSVALVGNMAFMGLMIPHIVRMFAGTDYRNILPLSAVCGAAFMLLADTVGRMINAPYETPVAAIIALLGLPFFLIIVRKGGKSLS; this is encoded by the coding sequence ATGAAAAAAGTGTCCATACAAACAGGATTCTCCTGGGGAAAGCTTGCAGCCGCGCTTCTCGTACTCATCCTGGCCTTTGCGGTATCGCTTGTGGTTGGGGCCAAGTCGACGACGCTGCATGAGGCATGGCAGGCGCTGTTCACTAACGCATCCGGAGATAATATCGGTCTGATACGGGAAATTCGCCTGCCGCGTATAGCGGCAGGCCTTCTCGTAGGCGCGGCACTGGCCGTATCAGGGGCGATCATGCAGGGGCTGACGCGCAATCCGCTGGCTGATCCCGGACTGCTGGGCATCACCTCCGGGGGCAATGCAGCGCTTGCTTGCGCCCTGGCTTTTATTCCTTCGCTGACTTATTCCGGCATTATGCTGGCCTGCTTTGTCGGAGCTGCGGTTGGTGCGCTGATGGTATTCGGACTCGGCGCGGCATCCAAAAGCGGATTGTCCTCCATACAGCTCGTGTTGGCGGGGGCGGCGGTCTCCGCACTGCTGACAGCGGTGGCTGAAGGTGTGGCGCTGTATTTCAAGCTGTCCAAGGATGTCTCCATGTGGACGGCCGCCGGACTGGTCGGTACGTCATGGGATCAGGTCCGCAGCATTCTGCCATTCGTCGTGATCGGCATTATTATCGCGATCGGCTTCGCCAGGCCTTTGACCATTCTCAGCCTTAATGATTCGACAGCCGTCGGTCTCGGTCTTCGAACCGGACAGGTCAAAGTTATACTCTTCGTGATGGTCGTGATCCTCTCGGGATCGTCCGTCGCTCTGGTAGGAAATATGGCCTTTATGGGCCTGATGATTCCGCATATTGTGCGAATGTTCGCGGGAACGGATTACCGGAACATTTTGCCGCTGTCGGCGGTATGCGGCGCTGCTTTCATGCTGCTTGCCGACACAGTCGGCCGCATGATCAACGCTCCGTATGAAACGCCGGTTGCAGCCATTATCGCTCTGCTGGGCCTTCCGTTCTTTCTGATTATCGTCAGAAAAGGAGGGAAATCACTGTCATGA
- a CDS encoding GNAT family N-acetyltransferase, translated as MMNNLTIREADGSDLDLLAEMNRQLIADEQHDNSMNIGQLKERMQRFIETDYTAYLFLFEGEITGYSLIRHHSNPLYIRHYFIRREYRRQGLGREAFLVLTGHLQTDKLDVEAMFWNERALSFWRSLGFKERSVYFRSSPNP; from the coding sequence ATGATGAACAATTTAACGATCAGAGAAGCCGACGGGAGCGACCTTGATCTGCTCGCAGAAATGAACAGACAACTTATTGCGGACGAACAGCATGACAATTCCATGAATATCGGACAACTGAAGGAGCGTATGCAGCGGTTCATCGAAACCGACTACACCGCCTATTTATTTCTCTTCGAGGGGGAAATAACAGGATATTCGCTGATCAGGCATCACTCCAATCCGCTGTACATCAGACATTACTTCATCCGCCGGGAATACCGCCGCCAAGGACTTGGAAGAGAAGCCTTCCTCGTCCTGACGGGTCATCTGCAGACGGATAAACTTGATGTTGAAGCGATGTTCTGGAACGAGCGTGCCTTGAGTTTCTGGAGATCGCTCGGCTTTAAGGAGAGAAGCGTATATTTTCGTTCCAGTCCGAATCCGTAA
- a CDS encoding iron-hydroxamate ABC transporter substrate-binding protein, translating to MKKLWIPVFILMMAVVTACGNNGTNNAGGSSASTSPSPASPTASAPAASAESTIAPEGSTGTFTYQSDAGPVEVPVNPQRVVVLSGFTGNVLALGVNLVGVDSWSKNNPNFADKLKDVEAVSEEDLEKIIELKPDLIIAYDSVKNLDKLKQIAPTVVYTYAKVDYLTQHIEIGKLLNKEKEAQVWVDDFKARMATAGEEIRAKIGDKTISVMENDAKQFYLFGDHWGRGTEILYQGMKLNMPVKVKDAVAKDGWYAVSLEVLPEYMGDYVIFSKSSDMDNAFQQTETYKNIPAVKNNQVYEVDAKSFYFNDPLTLDYQLDFFIKMFLGK from the coding sequence ATGAAGAAGTTGTGGATTCCGGTATTCATTCTGATGATGGCGGTGGTTACTGCTTGTGGAAATAATGGCACAAATAATGCCGGAGGCTCTTCGGCAAGCACAAGCCCAAGTCCAGCCAGCCCGACTGCATCAGCGCCGGCAGCTTCGGCCGAAAGCACAATTGCCCCAGAAGGAAGCACAGGGACATTTACATACCAATCGGATGCAGGTCCGGTAGAAGTTCCGGTGAATCCGCAGCGCGTCGTGGTACTGTCCGGCTTCACGGGCAATGTGCTGGCGCTTGGCGTCAACCTGGTCGGCGTTGATTCCTGGAGCAAGAACAACCCGAATTTTGCGGATAAGCTGAAGGACGTCGAGGCCGTATCCGAAGAGGATCTGGAGAAGATCATCGAGCTGAAGCCGGATCTCATTATCGCTTACGACAGCGTGAAGAATCTGGACAAGCTCAAGCAGATCGCCCCGACAGTTGTCTATACGTACGCTAAAGTCGATTACTTGACCCAGCATATCGAAATCGGCAAGCTGCTGAACAAGGAGAAAGAGGCTCAAGTTTGGGTCGATGACTTCAAAGCGCGGATGGCGACAGCGGGAGAGGAAATCCGGGCGAAGATCGGCGACAAGACCATCTCCGTTATGGAGAATGACGCCAAGCAATTTTATCTCTTCGGCGATCACTGGGGCCGTGGCACGGAAATACTGTATCAGGGCATGAAGCTGAACATGCCGGTAAAAGTGAAGGATGCAGTTGCCAAGGACGGTTGGTACGCTGTGTCTCTTGAAGTGCTTCCTGAATATATGGGCGATTATGTTATTTTCAGCAAGAGCTCTGATATGGATAACGCCTTCCAGCAGACCGAAACGTACAAGAACATCCCGGCCGTCAAGAACAACCAGGTATATGAGGTCGATGCCAAGAGCTTCTACTTCAATGATCCGCTGACGCTTGATTACCAGCTGGATTTCTTCATCAAGATGTTCCTGGGCAAGTGA